In one Camelus dromedarius isolate mCamDro1 chromosome 31, mCamDro1.pat, whole genome shotgun sequence genomic region, the following are encoded:
- the RAN gene encoding GTP-binding nuclear protein Ran, with protein MAAQGEPQVQFKLVLVGDGGTGKTTFVKRHLTGEFEKKYVATLGVEVHPLVFHTNRGPIKFNVWDTAGQEKFGGLRDGYYIQAQCAIIMFDVTSRVTYKNVPNWHRDLVRVCENIPIVLCGNKVDIKDRKVKAKSIVFHRKKNLQYYDISAKSNYNFEKPFLWLARKLIGDPNLEFVAMPALAPPEVVMDPALAAQYEHDLEVAQTTALPDEDDDL; from the exons ATGGCTGCCCAAGGAGAACCTCAAGTTCAGTTCAAA CTTGTACTGGTGGGAGAtggtggtactgggaaaactacCTTCGTGAAACGCCACCTGACTGGTGAATTTGAGAAGAAGTATGTAG CTACCTTGGGTGTTGAGGTCCATCCCCTTGTGTTCCATACCAACAGAGGGCCTATTAAGTTCAACGTGTGGGACACAGCTGGTCAGGAGAAATTTGGTGGACTGAGAGACGGCTATTATATCCAAG CTCAGTGTGCCATTATAATGTTTGATGTAACATCGAGAGTTACTTACAAGAATGTGCCGAACTGGCATAGAGACCTGGTGCGAGTGTGTGAAAACATCCCCATTGTGTTGTGTGGCAACAAAGTGGATATTAAGGACAGAAAAGTTAAGGCAAAATCAATTGTCTTTCACCGAAAGAAGAATCTTCAG TACTATGACATTTCTGCCAAAAGTAACTACAACTTTGAAAAGCCCTTCCTCTGGCTTGCTAGAAAACTGATCGGAGACCCGAACTTGGAGTTCGTCGCCATGCCTGCTCTGGCCCCACCGGAGGTGGTCATGGACCCAGCCCTGGCCGCGCAGTATGAGCACGATCTAGAG gttGCGCAGACAACTGCTCTCCCGGATGAAGATGACGACCTGTGA